The Musa acuminata AAA Group cultivar baxijiao chromosome BXJ1-8, Cavendish_Baxijiao_AAA, whole genome shotgun sequence genomic sequence CTCTGTCCTTCAACTTCTCCAGTTTCAATCAAGACACAAATTCGAAGATGACCTTTCAAGGCAACGCAGTAATCGACAACACCACCATACAACTCACCAAGGATGGAGCCAACGTGGCTGGCGTCGGCAGAGTACTGTACAATGAAGCGCTGCTCCTGTGGGATGCCAAGACGGGAGAACTGACCGATTTCACCACCCAATTCGCCTTCCTCATCCACTCCCACGAGTATAACTATGCCGACGGCCTCGCGTTCTTCCTCACGGCCAATTATTCTTCTTTCGGTGGTACGCCTGTCTATTCCGAAGGTGGCTACCTCGGCCTCTTCTGCAATAGCACCATCATAAATTCCACAATTAACGCCGTGGCTGTGGAGTTCGATACCTTCTCCAACAAATGGGATCCCAGACGCGAACATCTCGGCATCGACGTCAATTCGATCAACTCCTCTGCGACCGTGTTGTGGAACGGCAGTGTCAACGAGGGCAGGCCGGCAAATGCACGGGTGAGTTACAACGCCAGCACCTATAACTTGAGTCTCTTCCTGACATACGAGAGAACAAATCTGTTACCCAGCAGTAACTACAGCCTACATTATATTGTGGATCTGCGAAAAGTCCTGCCGGAGAAGGTAGCAGTAGGCTTCTCGGCGACCACAGGCAACTTCACCGAGACGCACAGCATTCTCTCGTGGTCTTTCAGCTCGAATCTacagccaaagaagaagaaactgaCGGCTGGACTTGTTGCCAGTTTGGTTGTCGTCGGAGTGGTCGTCTTGATGCTTGTGTCGATGGTCTTGCTGTGGTTGTATAAGAAGATGGAGAACCATAGTGGGACAGAAACAGATGCAGAGGACATGGACTATGATGAGACTATCGATCATGAGTTCGAAACCGAGAGAGGGCCAAAGAGGTTTCCTTACAGAGAGCTGGCCGCTGCAACACGGGACTTCTCCGAGGAGAGAAAGTTAGGGGAAGGAGGATCTGGGTTGGTCTACAAAGGTTACTTGAACCAACCGAAGCTTGATGTAGCCATCAAAAGGATATCCAAGGGATCGAAACAGGGAAGAAAGGAGTACATCTCCGAGGTCAAGGCCATCAGCCGGCTGAGGCATCGGAACCTTGTACAGCTGATCGGCTGGTGCCACAACCGCGGCGAGTTCTTGCTCGTCTATGAGTTCATGCCCAATGGAAGCCTCGACGCCTACCTCTACAGTACCAAGAAGCACCTCGAGTGGTCGGTGAGGCACAAGATTGTGTTGGGGTTGGCTTCCGCACTGTGTTACCTCCACGAGGAGTGGGAGCAGTGCGTGGTGCACCGCGACATCAAGACCAACAACATAATGTTGGATTCGGCATTGAATGCCAAGCTGGGAGATTTCGGCCTCGCCAGGCTAGTGGACCATGACAGTAACCTGCAGACGACGGATTTAGCAGGGACGAGGGGATACATGTCTCCTGAATACTTCTACACCGGCAAGGCCAGCAAAGAGTCGGATGTCTACGGCTTCGGAATCGTGGCGTTGGAGATCGCGTGCGGGAGAAGGACGATCGAGCCAATGGAGCACCCGAACAAGGTGAGGCTAGCCGAGTGGGTGTGGGAGCTCTACGGAAGGCAAACCATCCTGAAAGCGGCGGACGAGAAGCTAAAAGGCGACTTCGACGAGAAGCAGATGGAGAGCTTGATGGTAGTAGGATTGTGGTGTGCTCATCCGGACTACAACCTGCGGCCATCGATCAAGCAGGCGATCAGCGCACTGAATTCGGAGACACCATTGCCTGTGCTTCCTGCAAGCCGGCCGGTGCTGACGTACAGCGTGCTTTCCATGGACGACGCGTCGATTGCTACGGTATACAGTGTCAATGATTCACCTTCCGACCGTTGTACACATTCCTGCGAGCGAAGCTCGTCTCCAACTGGACTTTCGAAGTGAGATTGATGTGGAACAGGACCAACATCTGACATGAATGTGTGTATATTAAGTTATTTGGACTGGATTTTCGCGCATCATACAAGTTATCGACAATAAGATGTTGAAATCGATACTCATGTTCCGTAGTGTAGTCAGCTATAATTTCGGTGTAGTGACATTGCTAATCATGACACTATTAATATGCTAATATCACAGTTGACGTGAGAATAGCAACATCGATTGCACGTTACTGGAACGACATCAAAACTTCCACGTCGAAACATATCCAAACACGATTTAGGTTCCAACGTATCAAATGCTTTGGTACAAAAGTTCGAATCACTAAACAATAATGTATGAGATGAGAAATCTCTTCGATGTTTTCCACGAAGCATTGATATCATGCCACAAGGTGGTGGTAACTTACAATTGCCGCCGAACAGCGAAATGCGCTCTCTCCCTATCTATTCATTCTTGTTATCTCCAACTTCTCTCCTCAGTTATCTCCGAAGCTATTCAAAATAAGCATATTACCCCCTTCAAGGGGAACCAAGATCTCCCATCTTAGGTTTGTTAGCGATCTCCGCCTCTCCTTTAGAGCTAATCATAGATCTTGTTCCCACGTCCTTAAAATTATGAAGGTCTATGAGAATATCAACACCCACCTTACGGTTAATCTCATCAAATCAAACACCTCATTTGTCGATCCTTGTGTACTTGAGAACGTTTCTCTCATGGGGTAGAGATAATGAAAGAGAGCAATCTTTCGTTTTTGTCAAAGTCATAAAAAGTCTCTTATCGTTGGCTGACGAAGTTGTCCTTATCAATTCAATGATTAATTCGCTTTCCGTTCATTGATCTCAACTCCTGGGTTTCAGAAAAGATTCTTTAAAGACTCGCCAAAATGACTTAAGGAAGCACTACTGTGAGTAGCACGTACACTCATTCAACTCAACTCGACTCCCCTCCAGATGTGCCGTGGTAGAGTTGGAGGGCGATTG encodes the following:
- the LOC135589103 gene encoding L-type lectin-domain containing receptor kinase IX.1-like, translated to MMPHRARTLCLLFCFSTVIACTSSLSFNFSSFNQDTNSKMTFQGNAVIDNTTIQLTKDGANVAGVGRVLYNEALLLWDAKTGELTDFTTQFAFLIHSHEYNYADGLAFFLTANYSSFGGTPVYSEGGYLGLFCNSTIINSTINAVAVEFDTFSNKWDPRREHLGIDVNSINSSATVLWNGSVNEGRPANARVSYNASTYNLSLFLTYERTNLLPSSNYSLHYIVDLRKVLPEKVAVGFSATTGNFTETHSILSWSFSSNLQPKKKKLTAGLVASLVVVGVVVLMLVSMVLLWLYKKMENHSGTETDAEDMDYDETIDHEFETERGPKRFPYRELAAATRDFSEERKLGEGGSGLVYKGYLNQPKLDVAIKRISKGSKQGRKEYISEVKAISRLRHRNLVQLIGWCHNRGEFLLVYEFMPNGSLDAYLYSTKKHLEWSVRHKIVLGLASALCYLHEEWEQCVVHRDIKTNNIMLDSALNAKLGDFGLARLVDHDSNLQTTDLAGTRGYMSPEYFYTGKASKESDVYGFGIVALEIACGRRTIEPMEHPNKVRLAEWVWELYGRQTILKAADEKLKGDFDEKQMESLMVVGLWCAHPDYNLRPSIKQAISALNSETPLPVLPASRPVLTYSVLSMDDASIATVYSVNDSPSDRCTHSCERSSSPTGLSK